Within the uncultured Draconibacterium sp. genome, the region ATTTCGATCCGAAAAATAAATCGGACAATGAAGTGATGCGCTTTTGCCAAAGTTTTATGACGGAATTGTCGCGACATATTGGGCCGTATACCGATGTACCTGCCGGCGATATTGGAGTTGGAGGTCGCGAAATTGGCTTCCTGTTTGGGCAATATAAACGCCTGCGAAACGAATTTACTGGAGTGCTGACCGGAAAAGGTGTTGAATGGGGCGGTTCACTCATCAGGCCGGAAGCTACCGGCTATGGCGCCGTGTATTTTGCCGAAGAGATGATGAAAACACGCGGCGAAAGTTTTAAAGGAAAAGTTGTTGCCATTTCCGGCTCGGGAAATGTGGCACAATTTGCCACCGAAAAAGTTATTGAACTGGGCGGTAAAGTGGTGACCTTATCCGATTCGAGCGGCTCAATTTACGATCCGGAAGGTATTGACCGTGAAAAACTTGATTTTGTAATGGAGTTGAAAAATGTGCATCGCGGAAGGATAAAAGAATATGCTGATAAATACGCGGTTCAATACCTCGAAAAACAACGCCCATGGAGCGTAAAATGCGATGTAGCACTGCCTTGTGCAACAGAAAATGAATTGAATCTTGAAGAAGCAAAAATGCTAATTGACAAAGGTTGTTTTGTAGTTGCTGAAGGAGCCAACATGCCGAGCACTGAAGATGCGGTACATTATTTCCTTCAACAACAAATTCTCTATGGACCTGGAAAAGCGGCCAATGCGGGTGGAGTTGCCGTATCAGGACTGGAAATGACACAGAATAGTATGCGACTAACCTGGAGTCGCGAAGAAGTAGATACAAAACTGCATTCAATTATGCGCAACATTCATGAAATGTGCTTGAAGTATGGTAAAGAAAAGTCAGAATTTACCAATTATGTAAAAGGTGCAAACATTGCAGGATTTGTAAAAGTTGCCAATTCCATGATGGCTCAGGGCCTTGTTTAATTACTAATCAACAATAAGTTATATCCAATCCGGTCTGATAGTACAGACCGGATTCTTTATGCAAAATTCCTCACTTTCAATTGGGTTCAATTTATACTTTAGAGATCAATGTATGCAGGCACAATTTTTGTTGTAAGGCGCCCTAATAATACATTTATTCAAATTGTTCCTGGTGAAAAAAATCGTACTAACTTTTTATATTCTTCTTTTATATATTCCCGTTGTTTTTGGCCAGTCGTATGTGCGGGTAATAAATGCAAAAACAGGTAATCCCATTGAACATGCCATGCTGATGTCTGAAAGCTTTTTTACCCAGACAGATGTTGACGGGCGGGCCAAACTCGATGGTTTCAAACCTGATGAAAAGATAATTTTCAAACACTCATCGTTTCTGTCGTATACAAGCACAAGAAAAAAAATTGAGGAGCAGGGCAAAACGGTTCTTTTGGTTGAAAGTCCTGTCCGACTCGATGAGGTAGTTGTTTCGGTTAATCGCTGGCAACAGTCGAAAACAGAAATTCCGCACAGCATCGTTTCCATTCAACCGGAGGAGGTTTTGCAATACAATCCGCAAACAGCTGCCGATATGCTTGGCACCCAAAGTGGTATTTTTATTCAGAAAAGCCAGATGGGTGGTGGCAGCCCGATGATACGTGGTTTTGCTGCAAATCGTGTGCTGATTGTAGTTGACGGAATACGAATGAACAACGCCATTTACCGTAGCGGGAACCTGCAAAACGTGATTTCTATTGATGCCCAAAGCCTGCAAAATACCGAGATTATTTTTGGTCCGGGATCAGTTATTTACGGCAGCGATGCTTTGGGTGGCGTAATGAGTTTTAACACCCTGTCGCCTAAACTGTCGACCAATGAAAATTTTGAAACTTTTGGCAAAGTATATTCGCGTTATTCGAGCGCCAATTTTGAGAAAACAGGACACTTATCGTACAATTTCGGAGGTAAAAAATGGGCATCTGTAATTAGTGCAACATTCACAGATTTTGACGATATGAAAATGGGAACCACCGGCCCGGAAAAATATTTACGCCCGCAATATGTTTCAGATGCTCCGTTTACCGGAGAGGATCGGATCATTGAAAATAATAATGACCGGGAACAGAAATATACCGGTTATCATCAATTCAACTTATTAGGCAAGCTGCGTTTCAGACCAAACGAAACCATAGATATGGAACTAAGTGCACAGCATTCGGAAACCGGCGATATTCCGCGCTACGACCGGCTTATTGAATACAAAGGTGATCAATTGAAATACGCCGAATGGTACTACGGTCCGCAAGATTGGACACTATTATCCGGCCGTTTGCAGTTTCTGAAAGATATGTTGTTATTCGACAAAGCAAACTTGTTGTTAGGCTACCAGGATTACACCGAAAGCCGCCACGACCGGAAACTAAACAAAAACGTATTGCGCCACCGGACAGAAAATGTAAATGTCTACTCTGCCAACCTGGATTTTGGAAAGAATATCGACACAAAAAGTGAATTATATTACGGTCTGGAAGGCTATTTCAACAAGGTAAGATCTACCGGATTCTCAGAAGATCTGATTTCAGGCGAGCAGGAAGATGTAGCTCCCCGCTACCCCAACGACTCAAAATACTCAAGTTTGGCAGCTTATTACTCGTTCAAATATTCCATCAGCCCAAAACTCATTTTTCAAATGGGATCCCGTTTTACCTATACACATTTAGAAGGCGAATTCGACACCCGATATTACCAATTTCCATTCGATAGTTTTGATATGAACAACTCGGCCTTTAACGGAAATTTAGGCATTGTCTGGCATCCAACCACCGATTGGCAGATCAACATCCACGGGTCAACCGGTTTCCGCTCTCCAAACATCGATGATGTGGCCAAAGTTTTCGATTCGGAGCCCGGTACAGTTGTGGTTCCCAATCCCGACCTAAAACCGGAATATGCGCGTAACCTTGAATTAAATATCATACGCTCGTATCAGAATAAAATAAAAGTTGAACTGACCGGTTTTTACTCCTGGTTAAAAGATGCGATGGTAAGAAGAGCTTTTGACGGGCTTGGGCAGGACTCAATTTTGTACGACGGAGAAATGAGCCGCGTGGAAGCACTTGTTAATGCAGAGTCGGCAACCATTTACGGAGCAACAATTAATATTGAATACCTTTTTAATAACCGGTGGCGTACCCGGCACGATATCACCATTACTGATGGCGAAGATTCGGAAGGATTCCCTATCCGACATGTACCTCCAACATTTGGTTCGTCGCATATCATTTTCGAAGGACCCAAATTATACATCGACTTCTATGTAAGTTACAATGGTAAGCTAAATTTTGAAAACCTCGCTCCCGATGAACAGGACAAACCACATTTATATGTTCCCGATAAGAATGGCAATCCTTATTCGCCATCGTGGTGGACTACCAATATAAAATCAAACTACCACCTCAACTCCAGGTTTACACTCAGCGCCGGAGTTGAGAATATTATTAACAAACGATACCGCCCTTATTCATCGGGAGTTGTATCGCCGGGAAGGAATTTTGTTATTTCTGCGTTATTAAAAATTTAAACGATTTAGTTAACACATAAAAAACTCACCCTCAGAAACAACTGACAATCTGCAACTTTTATTGAATCTGCAAGACTAAAATCCAGAACAAAATAATAAACAAAAACAATCGTCGTTTTTACACAGAAGGCAGAAAACAATCTTACGAGAGAAGATTTTATTTATTTAATTCGGTATTGCCTTCGAAGAGGGACTTCGGTCCCTTTTTTGTTGAACATATTTAGTTGAAAACAGTTGTTTGTGGTAAGCATTTTACAGGATGACCAAAATAAAAAACGAAAGCCATTTTAAAGAACTTTGCGACTGGTGCGCCGGCGTAGAACCAAAGCTGGAGACGGTGATTCGAGAATACGACTATCCTCCATTCTGGCACCGCAAACCTGATTTTGCAACACTAATTCTAACCATTTTGGAACAGCAGGTTTCGCTGGCCTCGGCAAAAGCAGCTTACAATATGCTGGTGGAAAAGATTAAGAATGTTACTCCTGAAAACCTATTGAAACTCTCGAATGATGAATTACGCGCCTGTTATTTTAGTCGCCAGAAAATACAATACAGCCGGATACTTGCCAACGAGTTAGTTAGCGGCAAACTCGATCTTGCCGAATTGAATGAAATGGACGAAGCTGCCCTTCGTAAAATTTTGATAAAACTAAAAGGTATCGGTAACTGGACCGTTGATATGTATGTTTTGATGAGCCTCCATTATTCGGATATCTTTCCTCCCGGAGACCTGGCAACCATAAAAGCCGTTTACGAATTAGAACTTGTAGCTACCGAAGCCACTAAAGAAGAAATTATTGATTACATGAAACGCTTTTCGCCTAACCGCTCGGTGGCAACCTATATTCTGTGGCATTTCTACATTCAAAAACGCCGCCTTGTGTTGGAGTAAAAGTTAAAGCAGAAAATCGCGCACAAAAGATTTTCACTACCTTTAAACCATGCTCGTTTCCAACAAAATCTCAAGAACACTTGAAGGCCCGTATCGTTTTATCGGCTTCTATTTTGTGTTTGTAGCTACCGTCTCGTTTTTCGAGCAAGCCTGGATTATTTT harbors:
- the gdhA gene encoding NADP-specific glutamate dehydrogenase codes for the protein MNTKSSKTFVEDFMHYVRAKDPRQPEFHQAVHEVVESLADFLLDNPRYLHAQIMERLVEPERIIQFRVPWIDDRGKIHINRGYRVEMNSAIGPYKGGLRFHPTVNQSILKFLAFEQVLKNSLTSLPMGGGKGGSDFDPKNKSDNEVMRFCQSFMTELSRHIGPYTDVPAGDIGVGGREIGFLFGQYKRLRNEFTGVLTGKGVEWGGSLIRPEATGYGAVYFAEEMMKTRGESFKGKVVAISGSGNVAQFATEKVIELGGKVVTLSDSSGSIYDPEGIDREKLDFVMELKNVHRGRIKEYADKYAVQYLEKQRPWSVKCDVALPCATENELNLEEAKMLIDKGCFVVAEGANMPSTEDAVHYFLQQQILYGPGKAANAGGVAVSGLEMTQNSMRLTWSREEVDTKLHSIMRNIHEMCLKYGKEKSEFTNYVKGANIAGFVKVANSMMAQGLV
- a CDS encoding TonB-dependent receptor — encoded protein: MKKIVLTFYILLLYIPVVFGQSYVRVINAKTGNPIEHAMLMSESFFTQTDVDGRAKLDGFKPDEKIIFKHSSFLSYTSTRKKIEEQGKTVLLVESPVRLDEVVVSVNRWQQSKTEIPHSIVSIQPEEVLQYNPQTAADMLGTQSGIFIQKSQMGGGSPMIRGFAANRVLIVVDGIRMNNAIYRSGNLQNVISIDAQSLQNTEIIFGPGSVIYGSDALGGVMSFNTLSPKLSTNENFETFGKVYSRYSSANFEKTGHLSYNFGGKKWASVISATFTDFDDMKMGTTGPEKYLRPQYVSDAPFTGEDRIIENNNDREQKYTGYHQFNLLGKLRFRPNETIDMELSAQHSETGDIPRYDRLIEYKGDQLKYAEWYYGPQDWTLLSGRLQFLKDMLLFDKANLLLGYQDYTESRHDRKLNKNVLRHRTENVNVYSANLDFGKNIDTKSELYYGLEGYFNKVRSTGFSEDLISGEQEDVAPRYPNDSKYSSLAAYYSFKYSISPKLIFQMGSRFTYTHLEGEFDTRYYQFPFDSFDMNNSAFNGNLGIVWHPTTDWQINIHGSTGFRSPNIDDVAKVFDSEPGTVVVPNPDLKPEYARNLELNIIRSYQNKIKVELTGFYSWLKDAMVRRAFDGLGQDSILYDGEMSRVEALVNAESATIYGATINIEYLFNNRWRTRHDITITDGEDSEGFPIRHVPPTFGSSHIIFEGPKLYIDFYVSYNGKLNFENLAPDEQDKPHLYVPDKNGNPYSPSWWTTNIKSNYHLNSRFTLSAGVENIINKRYRPYSSGVVSPGRNFVISALLKI